CAATGCTGCCCACGGGAACCTGATTGCCGCCGAACGGACGTGAGCCGTCCACGGCGCGGTCCCATCGAATCTCAAGGCGGCTGATGACGTTCTTCCACAGGTCATACTGGACCGTGCCGGTCACGCCAATGAGGGTCGACGCCTGCAGGGGGCCGTCACCGGCATCCTGCCAGACATATTCACCGCGGGCATGGAGGCTCAGCTTCTCAGTTGCCTGGAAGGAGACATAGGTGCCCAGAGCATTCGCCCAGGACGAATCAACGGACACGCCGGCGATGGTCTGTTCTGGAACTCCGAGGTAATCATAGGCGAAGCCGAGGCGCAGGCCGGTGACGGGAGTCGCGAGCGTCAGGCCGGAGAACAGGTTGATTTGGGTGCCGGAGGCGAGAGGTCCGCCACCGAAACCGTTAACAACGCCGCCGTAAAGGGTTGATCCGGAAAGGAATCCCCAATCTTCGGGAGCCGTGAGCGAGATTGAACCCATGTAGGTCTTGTAGGATTCAGCCTTGTACGGATGGGCCTTGCCCGTGCCGACCGGGAATACCGATCCGCCGAGGTTCGCGCCACCGATTATCGGTCCAGTAGTATTCGCAACACCCGCTGACACGCTGAACATGTCGGAAACGCGATACGTTCCGAGAATGCCCGTGTGAGTCGTGGGTTCGAGCGTAAAACCCCAGGAACGGGTGTAGTTCGGGTTGTTCACGGAATCGATCGACTCATATCCGACGACCGTGTCGAACACGCCGACCTTCCAATCGATGCCATTGCCGACGGGCATGCGAAGGGCGACATACGCTTGGCGAATGGCGAAGTCACTGCCTGCGATTCCGCCGACCGGCGAAGTGCCGAGCAGGTTCGCATCAGGTCCGAACATCGCGTCGAAGCGATACCCAGCGGCCCATTCGGCTTCGTCCAGCGGCTTTTCCAGGACGAGCTTGACTGCGTTCAGGTTGAAACCGTCGGCTTTGCTCGGCGAATTGAAAGCATAGCCGGGCACATTGCCGTTACCGGTTCCCAGGTTCCAATGAGCGGATGTATCCACATACCCGCTCAACGTGGTCGCTGCCACAGCAGTCCCGACCGAGCTTAAAGCTGGATCCTGCGCGTGCGCTGCAGAAGCCAGGCTGACCACTCCGAGAGCGGCCAGACTCATTGTCCATTTATCAAACTTCATTAGTTCCTCCAGTTAGTTGTTTGCTACAGTGAACGGTTGTAATGCCGAACACACACAGACAGACTTGGGATAAAAACGGTTTATCCCAGGCACCTTACGGGTGCATTTGCCCGCATTGATAGGTAAACCCCCATCCTTTGACAACTAGTTTTTTGGTCGTGTCCCGGCGGTAAATGCCCGTTTTTGACCTGATTCACATCCTGAATCTGTGCAGCAGATGTATCATCGCAAGGCAACATTCCGCGTGCGGATCAAGAAAATCGCGCTTCTTCCAACCTCCTTCGAGGAACAAAGCCGATTGGAATAGCGGCTGCTCAACCGAACTCCAAATACGCCAGTGAGTGGACTCGCATGGCGCGTTTGGAAGACGAAACGTTATGGCCTCATTTGCTTTTGTTGCCCGCGAAACGACCTCTGGTCGCGAAATCCGAAGTTCTGTGGACGCTGCGACCGAGCAGGCTGCCATTGCCGCCCTGCTTAATCGCAACCTCCTCGTAGTCAGCATCCAGGAAAAGGTCGCGAAGAAGGGGAAAACCCAGGGCGGCAAAGTTGCCCTGCAGGACCAGGTCATTTTTACCCGCCAATTGGCGACCATGATCGATGCGGGCCTGGCGATGGTCCAATCCCTTCAGGCACTCGCCGAACAAACCACAAACAAGGCGATGCGCGACATCATCAAGGATATCTGCGCCCGCGTCGAAGCGGGTGACAGCTTTTCTGAGGCCTTGCAGAAGCATCCCAAGGTGTTCAACCGCCTGTTTGTCTCGATGGTATCCGCGGGAGAAAAGGGTGGTTTGCTGGCCGAAATCCTCGCACGCCTCGCCACCTACCTGGAAAATACCGCGCGGCTTCGAAAGAAGGTGAAGTCAGCGATGATGTATCCCACAGTCGTGACGTTCGTCGCCATCGCCATCACGATCTTCCTGCTCGTCAAAGTCATTCCCGTGTTCGGTGACATTTACACCGGTTTCGATGCAAAACTTCCCGGTCCGACACAATTTCTCATCAACCTGAGCAACCTTGTGAAACAGTACTTTCTGGTGCTCATCCTGGGTGGTGGCGGTGGGGTTTACGCGTGGATGTATTACATCAAGACGAAGGCGGGCCGGCGGTTTTGGGACGCCAAGCGGATCAAGCTCCCGGTGTTCGGCTCCATTGCCCACAAAATCTGCCTCGCGCGCTTCACCCGCACGCTGGCGTCTCTGATTCGCTCCGGCGTTCCGATCCTGGAAGTTCTCCAGATCGTTTCTCAAACCGTCGGCAATGTCATCATGGAGGAGGCGATCCGTGAGTCTTCGGCTGACATCGAGCGCGGCGAAAGCATCTCAGCCGCCCTCGCCAAGCACCCAATCTTCCCGAGCATGGTCGTCCGCATGATCACGGCTGGCGAACAAACGGGTAAAATCGACAACATGCTCGAACGCGTATCCGACTTCCTGGATGAAGAAATTGAAACCACTCTTTCGGGAATCACATCCCTGATCGAGCCCATCCTAATCGTGTTCCTGGGCGTCGTCATCGGCGGCATGGTCATTTGTATGTTCCTGCCGATCTTCAAGATGGCGGAAATTGTCGGCGGCAAGTAATTGCCCTTCCCTCCAGCCCGGACGCCACAGCGGCTTCCGGGCTGTTTGCTTGGGCGCGTTCAGTTTGCCTGATCCATTTCAATAATCATGGGCAGGTTTTATCTTCCTTTCAGAGCCTCGATTCCTATAATCCACCGGACTGCGCTCACCGCGGTCCACTGAACTCGATATTGAATTATGCCACTGACACATACGAAAGACCTGTTCGCGAAGGCGTTGAAGGGCAAATACGCTTTGGGCGCGTTCAACGTCAACAACATGGAACTCATTCAGGCCATCGTGGAGGCGTGTGAAGAAGAAAAGGCGCCGTTGATGCTCCAGATTTCCAAGGGAGCCCGCAGTTACGCCAACCCCGTTTACCTGAAGAAACTTATTGAGGCGGCCGTAAGCCTCTCGAACATTCCGATCGCCATCCATCTCGATCACGGTGATACGTTCGAATTGTGCAAGGAATGCATCGACGAAGGCTTCACAAGCGTGATGATCGATGCGAGCCACGAACCATTCGAAAAGAACGTGGAAATCACCCGGAAAGTGGTGGAATACGCCCATAAGCACAACTGCTCTGTCGAATCCGAACTCGGCCACCTGGTGGGAGCGCAGTTCGACGAGGGAGAAGAGGGCGGCGCCCATTCGATGAGCGGACATTACACCGTTCCGGAAGAAGCTGTGCGTTTCGTGAAGGAAACCGGTTGCGATTCCCTTGCGGTGGCGATTGGCAACAGCCATGGCGCGTATAAGTTCAAAGGGACCCAGCACCTCGACCTCGAACGGCTCAAGCTGATCAAGAAAGCGCTAATGGACGCTGGAATGGGTGACTACCCGCTCGTACTGCACGGAGCCTCGAGCGTTCCACAGCACCTCGTCGCGGAGGTAAACAAATTCGGCGGACAAATGCCGGATGCACAAGGCGTCCCCGAAGCCGATATTGAAATCGCCCGCCGCGTGGGATGCACGAAGGTGAATATCGATACGGACCTTCGTATCGCAATGACGGCGGCCATCCGCAAGGTGTTCGCGGAGAGCCCGAAGGAATTTGATCCGCGCAAATACCTCGGACCTGCCCGCAAGGCGGTGAAGGACCTCGTTCGGCACAAAGTGAAGAACGTTCTGTGCTGCGCAGGTCACGCCTTCGACTAGGCGCTGCCTCCATCAATCTCAAGGCGATGGCTCCGGCCATCGCCTTTTTCATTTCGACGAAGTCGTTGAAACGAGATTTCCGATGCGCGCCGGGTCAACCTGTGCCACTGGTTGAAGATGGAAAAGCTCAATACCTCCGAGATTGAACAGGCGCTCACATCTGTTCCACAGTGGAAAAAATCAGGTTCCGAAATATCACGCACCTACCAGTTCAAGGATTTCATGGGAGCGATGCGATTCGTCAATTCAGTGGCCGAGATTGCCGAAAAAGCGGCGCATCATCCGGATATCGATATTCGTTGGAACAAGGTCACTCTCACGCTCACCACTCACGACGCTAACGGCTTGACTGCCAAGGATTTTGAACTCGCCAAGCAGGTGGACCGCCTATAGGTTCCGCACCGCACTGGCTGCTGGCCAGTTGCCGGTCTCCACGGAATTCATTTAGCGACTCACTGACGAAAATGGCTACTACCGACACGCAAGAGATTTCAACTCTCTTCAAGAAGCATTTCAACCAAACATCCACCCATACCGTCCGGGCTCCTGGCCGGCTGGAGTTGTTGGGCAATCATACGGATTACAACGATGGACTGGTGATGGCGCTGGCGGTTGATCGCTACATTTTCTTCGCGGCATCGCCCCGCACGGACGGGAAAATTGAGCTGATCTCTTCCGCCTTTCCCCAGCCTGAAGTTTTCACCGTCGATCGCATAGAAAAGAACCCTGCAGCGCCATGGGCGAACTACGTCAAAGGTGTTCTCCTGCAACTCCGTCAGCGGGGCGTGCATTTCAGCGGGTTCAACGCGGCGATCACCGGCACAATTCCCATGGGCGCTGGCATGAGCAGTTCAGCTGCGCTGGAGGTCGGAACTGCGCTCATTGTTCGGAAATTGTTTCCCTACACGCTCACCGCGACCGGCCTGGGCACGCCACCGCAACGAGATGCCAATGGCCAACTGCCCGCGCTTGCAGCCGCAGAACGTCTTGAAATGGCAAAGGTCGGGCAGGCGGCGGAAAACCAGTTCGTAGGAGTGAAATGCGGTATCCTCGACCAGATTTCCTCGCTGTTCGGGAAGGCGTCGTCTGTCATCGATATTGATTGCCGCTCATTGACGGTGGAAAACCCGCCCATGCCAGGGGAAGCCATCATTGTCTGCAATTCGGGCGTGAAGCATGAATTGATTGGCGGCGAATATAATGAGTTGCGGCAGAACTGTGAAAACGCCGCGGCCAAACTAGGAGCCAAGTTTCTGCGCACTGTGGAGTTGAAGGACGTCGAAGCCAGCAAGGGCAAGCTGACACAACGCGAATACGAGTGCGCGCGCCATGTGACCAGCGAGATCGCCCGGGTGGTTGCTGGCGCGAAGGCGCTAAAGGCGGGCGACCATGAGCAGTTCGGGCAATTCATGTTTCAAAGTCACGAAAGCTCACGCGATTTCCTGAAGAACAGCACCAGGGAACTTGATATCCTTGTCGAACTTGCCCGCAAGCATCCCGGCTGCCTCGGCGCGCGCCTGACTGGCGGCGGGTTCGGCGGCGCCACCATCAACATGGTTCGACATCACGAAGCACAGGGATTCATCGACCATATGAAACGTGAATATGAGAAGGCTGCCGGCATAAAGATGGATCCGCTCGTCTGCCAGATTGTGGACGGGGCAGCGTGACCCGGACCGCCCGCTCGGGGCGGCGCCACACAACAAACGTTCAAACGTTCGGGAGACGCCCGGTGGAATCACCAAAGCGTTCGATCGAACTCAGGCCCATTCGGTCGGCCATTGAGAGGAAGAGGTTCGTGATCGGCTTGCCGCCGTGCTTCACGTAACGGCCGGCCTGCATGGAGCCGCCGCCATCGCCTGCGAGAATCACCGGGAGATTGGAGTGCGTGTGCCGGTTTCCGTCGGCATTTCCCCCGCCGTAAACAATCATCGAGTTGTGCAGGACGGATTGGCCATCGACATCCTTCATCGCGCCAAGCTTCTGGACGAACTTCGCAAACTGCATCACATACCAGCGATCGATCTCCCGGATCTTCCGGATTTTTTCCTGGTTGTTTTGATGGTGCGAGAGGTCGTGGTGCCCTTCCGAGACGCCAATTTCCGCAAACGAACGATTGCTGCCATCGTGCGCCAGCAGCATCGTGGCAATCCGCGTTGAATCGGTTTGAAAAGCCAGCGCCAGCATGTCGAACATCAATTGGATGTGTTCTTCAAAGCTGGCCGGGATGCCTGACGGTGTGGGAACCGCAGGATCCTGCACGGCGAAACGTTCAGCGCGTTCAATGCGGGTTTCAATTTCACGCACGCCCGTAAGGTATTGATCCAGCTTCGCACGATCCCCGGAATTCAGGTTCTTCTGCAGCGCACGGGCATCGTCCAGAACAAAGTCGATAATGGACCGTTGTTCCAGGCTTCGGCGCTTCAAGTTTTCCGCGCGTTCCCCAGGCGCGCCTCCCCCGAACAGACGTTCGAACACGAGCCGGGGATTCGATTCCGGGGTCATCGGGGTGGTCGGCGAACTCCACGAAAGGTTGTACTGATAAGCGCAGGAATAACCCGAATCGCAGTTGCCCGTGTTGCGAGTGGAATCGCAGGTCAATTCCAGCGACGGGAAACGGGTTAGATGTCCCAATTGGCGGGCCATCACCTGATCGATCGAGACGCCAGCGCGAATGTCCACGGCACTCTTTTTGAGGCGAACACCCGTCAGGAAGGTGCCGTTCGCGCGAGCGTGGTCGCCGCCTCCATCCATGCCAGCGGTTGCGGTCAGATTATCGAGGCCGCCGAGCACCTGAACATTCTTCTTCACCGCCGACAACGGTTCGAGCGTCTGCTGCAGGGTAAAATCCCCGCCTTCTTCAAATGGCCACCAGGCCGACGGAATCGCTCCGTTCGGAAAATAAACAAAGGCAGTGCGCAATGGGGCGCCTGTGGCAGTCCGGGCGAGCTGCTTCCCGGGGTCGGTTGCCGCGGCAAGCAATCGGACCGGGAGAATGCTTTCCATGGCGGGGAGTGCAAGGCACGCGCCCAACCCGCGCAAAAAGCGGCGGCGACTCAAGCTCAATGCCCGCTCTCGCGCAATGTCTCTCGATGCATTCGAATTCTGTTTCATTGTTAGTGCCTTTCCAACCGGGCCGCCGCCAGTGCATGCCCTTCCTGATTCTTGCTCTCGTCGCCGGCGGCAGCATGCGATGTGCTGTCGGTCAGACGGGTCTTCTGAAACGCAGCCGATTCAATCACTCCGGTCATCAATGCGGAAGATCGCCCGTCCGCCTTTTCGATTTTTTCAACGATGAGATCAACGGTTCCAACGTCGTAATATTCCAAACCACGCCCCAAGGCATAGGTGAGCAGCTTCTCTGTGATCGTGCGATAGAATTGTTTGGCGTGGTTCTGGACGAGGATGCGTTTGAGTTCCCGCACGTCCGAAAATTCTTCTCCGGTAATGAGCTTCCCCGCAGCATCGATGGGCTGCTCTTCCTCCTGTTCGCGCCACATTCCCATTGCGTTGAAGTTCTCGAGTGCAAGGCCCAATGGATCCATGCGATTGTGACACGAACTGCACAAGGCGTCTTCCCGATGCCGTGCCAATGTCTCGCGCAAGGTGATGCTGCGATTATTGTCACCCTTCGCCGCGTCCTCCAATGGCGGAATATCGGGCGGAGGCGGGGGCGGCGGCGTTCCCAGAATGTTATCGAGGATGAACACGCCGCGTTTGACGGGTGACGTGCGGGTGGGATTGGACGTCACAGCCAGAACGGATCCCTGCGTAATGATGCCGCCGCGCGGACTTCCCGAGGGCAGCGCCACCTTCCGCACCTGTGAGCCGCTCACATTGGTGATTCCATAATGCCGGGCAAGGGCTTCATTCAAAAACGTGTAATCACTATCGATCACTTCAAGAAGGCTCCGATCCTCTCTAATGATGTGCTCAAAGAAATCCTCAGTCTCCTGCCGCATGGCCCGCCGCAGTTCGCCGGTCAATTCAGCTCGCGGCGTGCGGCGGCTGCGAAAGAGCGTGTTGCGCAGGTTGTCGCGTTCGGCTTTCTCCTCAGCCGTGAGCTGGCTCTCCTCCTTGCTGCGCAATTGCCCAAAGCGCGCCCGCTGCCGCTCCGTCTCACGCGTTAATCCGTCATCGCGATTCAACACCGACCGCGCGTCAATCGGGACCGTTTCGATGTCCCGCGCCTGCAGCCATTGACCCGTGAAGTTGCGGATGAACGCCTCGAATCGCCGATCCTTGATCATGCGCGCGACCTGCGACGACAACTCAACCCGCAACTTTCCCTCGCGGGCGAG
Above is a window of Verrucomicrobiia bacterium DNA encoding:
- a CDS encoding outer membrane beta-barrel protein; this encodes MKFDKWTMSLAALGVVSLASAAHAQDPALSSVGTAVAATTLSGYVDTSAHWNLGTGNGNVPGYAFNSPSKADGFNLNAVKLVLEKPLDEAEWAAGYRFDAMFGPDANLLGTSPVGGIAGSDFAIRQAYVALRMPVGNGIDWKVGVFDTVVGYESIDSVNNPNYTRSWGFTLEPTTHTGILGTYRVSDMFSVSAGVANTTGPIIGGANLGGSVFPVGTGKAHPYKAESYKTYMGSISLTAPEDWGFLSGSTLYGGVVNGFGGGPLASGTQINLFSGLTLATPVTGLRLGFAYDYLGVPEQTIAGVSVDSSWANALGTYVSFQATEKLSLHARGEYVWQDAGDGPLQASTLIGVTGTVQYDLWKNVISRLEIRWDRAVDGSRPFGGNQVPVGSIGGIPVNASTSGAPNERNAVLVAGNIIYKF
- a CDS encoding type II secretion system F family protein, with translation MASFAFVARETTSGREIRSSVDAATEQAAIAALLNRNLLVVSIQEKVAKKGKTQGGKVALQDQVIFTRQLATMIDAGLAMVQSLQALAEQTTNKAMRDIIKDICARVEAGDSFSEALQKHPKVFNRLFVSMVSAGEKGGLLAEILARLATYLENTARLRKKVKSAMMYPTVVTFVAIAITIFLLVKVIPVFGDIYTGFDAKLPGPTQFLINLSNLVKQYFLVLILGGGGGVYAWMYYIKTKAGRRFWDAKRIKLPVFGSIAHKICLARFTRTLASLIRSGVPILEVLQIVSQTVGNVIMEEAIRESSADIERGESISAALAKHPIFPSMVVRMITAGEQTGKIDNMLERVSDFLDEEIETTLSGITSLIEPILIVFLGVVIGGMVICMFLPIFKMAEIVGGK
- a CDS encoding ketose-bisphosphate aldolase, which gives rise to MPLTHTKDLFAKALKGKYALGAFNVNNMELIQAIVEACEEEKAPLMLQISKGARSYANPVYLKKLIEAAVSLSNIPIAIHLDHGDTFELCKECIDEGFTSVMIDASHEPFEKNVEITRKVVEYAHKHNCSVESELGHLVGAQFDEGEEGGAHSMSGHYTVPEEAVRFVKETGCDSLAVAIGNSHGAYKFKGTQHLDLERLKLIKKALMDAGMGDYPLVLHGASSVPQHLVAEVNKFGGQMPDAQGVPEADIEIARRVGCTKVNIDTDLRIAMTAAIRKVFAESPKEFDPRKYLGPARKAVKDLVRHKVKNVLCCAGHAFD
- a CDS encoding 4a-hydroxytetrahydrobiopterin dehydratase encodes the protein MEKLNTSEIEQALTSVPQWKKSGSEISRTYQFKDFMGAMRFVNSVAEIAEKAAHHPDIDIRWNKVTLTLTTHDANGLTAKDFELAKQVDRL
- a CDS encoding galactokinase; protein product: MATTDTQEISTLFKKHFNQTSTHTVRAPGRLELLGNHTDYNDGLVMALAVDRYIFFAASPRTDGKIELISSAFPQPEVFTVDRIEKNPAAPWANYVKGVLLQLRQRGVHFSGFNAAITGTIPMGAGMSSSAALEVGTALIVRKLFPYTLTATGLGTPPQRDANGQLPALAAAERLEMAKVGQAAENQFVGVKCGILDQISSLFGKASSVIDIDCRSLTVENPPMPGEAIIVCNSGVKHELIGGEYNELRQNCENAAAKLGAKFLRTVELKDVEASKGKLTQREYECARHVTSEIARVVAGAKALKAGDHEQFGQFMFQSHESSRDFLKNSTRELDILVELARKHPGCLGARLTGGGFGGATINMVRHHEAQGFIDHMKREYEKAAGIKMDPLVCQIVDGAA
- a CDS encoding DUF1552 domain-containing protein — protein: MKQNSNASRDIARERALSLSRRRFLRGLGACLALPAMESILPVRLLAAATDPGKQLARTATGAPLRTAFVYFPNGAIPSAWWPFEEGGDFTLQQTLEPLSAVKKNVQVLGGLDNLTATAGMDGGGDHARANGTFLTGVRLKKSAVDIRAGVSIDQVMARQLGHLTRFPSLELTCDSTRNTGNCDSGYSCAYQYNLSWSSPTTPMTPESNPRLVFERLFGGGAPGERAENLKRRSLEQRSIIDFVLDDARALQKNLNSGDRAKLDQYLTGVREIETRIERAERFAVQDPAVPTPSGIPASFEEHIQLMFDMLALAFQTDSTRIATMLLAHDGSNRSFAEIGVSEGHHDLSHHQNNQEKIRKIREIDRWYVMQFAKFVQKLGAMKDVDGQSVLHNSMIVYGGGNADGNRHTHSNLPVILAGDGGGSMQAGRYVKHGGKPITNLFLSMADRMGLSSIERFGDSTGRLPNV